In Deinococcus sp. QL22, the following are encoded in one genomic region:
- the murJ gene encoding murein biosynthesis integral membrane protein MurJ yields MAGTLGSRLSGIVRQQIINLFGNTLLDAFTVAVKIPNLLRELLAEGALVNSFIPVYKTLDAAERKALAAAFSGVLIAVNLLLMAAGILAAPWIVDLLLAANSNVDRALAVYMTQLVMPFLMLISLSSIAMGLLNADEHFRESSFAPVAFNIASIVALLLLPDTATWLAFGWLIGGVAQLVVQLPALRRFGLLPTPALRRHPALGRVLRQMAPFTLTAGARQILNVYVTRLLSDGTLFRPGTQSGYSNAEALFTMVNGLFVVSPALALLPRFSQHAAEKDWTAFRALTVQAVRTTTFLAAPMSALLVVLAPYAVSLFNLTATIDVPRFEAGTGILTGWALALVPWAIVTILLRTFYARERTREAVIISAIGFVLEVGLYRLLVPPLGLLGFGVSTTLSGILMAGALALLYRRALGFPSRQIASHLARILPMAAVAGALAWFISRLMPEPGFILPGMLGLAVAGGAGLTAYLLLAVALKMPEVAGVMRRLKRS; encoded by the coding sequence ATGGCCGGAACGCTGGGTTCCCGGCTGTCGGGCATAGTGCGGCAGCAGATCATCAATTTGTTTGGCAACACGCTGCTGGACGCCTTTACGGTGGCGGTCAAGATTCCCAACCTCTTGCGCGAACTGCTGGCCGAAGGCGCGCTAGTCAACTCGTTTATCCCGGTATACAAGACGCTAGACGCCGCCGAGCGTAAGGCATTGGCCGCCGCCTTCTCGGGCGTGCTGATCGCCGTGAACCTGCTGCTGATGGCGGCGGGCATCCTGGCCGCACCGTGGATCGTAGACCTGCTGCTGGCCGCCAATTCCAACGTAGACCGGGCGCTGGCCGTGTACATGACGCAACTGGTCATGCCCTTCCTGATGCTGATCAGCCTGTCCAGCATTGCGATGGGCCTGCTGAACGCCGACGAACATTTCCGCGAATCCAGCTTTGCTCCGGTGGCCTTCAATATCGCCAGTATCGTGGCGCTGCTGTTGCTGCCCGATACGGCCACCTGGCTGGCGTTCGGGTGGCTGATTGGCGGCGTGGCGCAGTTGGTGGTGCAGTTGCCTGCGCTGCGGCGTTTTGGGCTGCTGCCCACGCCCGCGCTGAGGCGGCATCCGGCGCTGGGGCGGGTGCTGCGGCAGATGGCTCCGTTTACCCTGACGGCGGGCGCTCGGCAAATTTTGAATGTGTACGTGACCCGCCTGCTCAGCGACGGCACGCTGTTTCGGCCCGGCACACAGAGCGGCTATTCCAACGCCGAGGCCCTGTTTACGATGGTGAACGGACTGTTCGTGGTGTCGCCCGCGCTGGCGCTGTTGCCCCGGTTTTCTCAGCACGCCGCCGAAAAAGACTGGACTGCTTTTCGGGCGCTGACGGTGCAGGCCGTTCGCACCACCACCTTTCTGGCCGCGCCCATGAGCGCCCTGTTGGTCGTTCTTGCGCCCTACGCGGTCAGCCTGTTCAACTTGACTGCCACCATAGATGTGCCCCGCTTCGAGGCCGGAACTGGAATCCTGACCGGCTGGGCGCTGGCGCTGGTGCCCTGGGCCATCGTCACCATTTTGCTGCGAACCTTCTATGCCCGCGAGCGCACCCGCGAAGCCGTGATCATCAGCGCCATCGGCTTCGTGCTGGAAGTGGGGCTGTACCGCCTGCTGGTGCCGCCACTGGGACTCTTGGGCTTTGGTGTCAGCACCACCCTCAGCGGCATTCTGATGGCGGGGGCGTTGGCTCTACTCTACCGCCGCGCTCTGGGCTTTCCGTCGCGCCAGATCGCCTCGCATCTGGCCCGTATCCTGCCGATGGCGGCGGTGGCAGGTGCGTTGGCATGGTTCATCTCCCGCCTGATGCCCGAACCCGGATTCATTTTGCCGGGCATGCTGGGGCTGGCGGTGGCGGGCGGCGCAGGCTTGACGGCTTATCTGCTGCTAGCCGTGGCCCTCAAGATGCCGGAAGTGGCAGGCGTGATGAGGCGATTGAAACGGTCATAG
- a CDS encoding aspartate-semialdehyde dehydrogenase gives MKVAIVGATGAVGHELMKVLENSTLDFSELQLYASPRSAGLKLPFKGQELTVQATPEGAIDADVILASAGGSISKALAPAWVAGGALVIDNSSAFRYDADVPLVVPEVNGEAALGHKGIIANPNCTTAIAVVAVAPLHRKYGVKRMIVSTYQATSGAGQKGMEELLEQTHMQLHGKEATASVFAHPIPFNVIPHIDAFQDNGYTKEEMKVAWETRKILGDESLIISCTAVRIPTLRTHSEAITLELERPATPDEARELLRSAAGVEVRDDPEAKLYPMPLTASGKYDVEVGRIRASLVFEGGLELFVAGDQLLKGAALNAVQIAEYLQEQGALKPRAGAV, from the coding sequence CTGAAAGTAGCGATCGTTGGAGCCACGGGCGCAGTTGGACACGAGTTGATGAAGGTGCTGGAGAACAGCACGCTGGACTTTAGCGAGTTGCAACTGTACGCCTCGCCCCGTTCGGCGGGCCTGAAATTGCCCTTTAAGGGCCAGGAATTGACGGTGCAGGCCACTCCGGAGGGCGCAATCGACGCCGATGTGATTCTGGCTTCGGCGGGCGGCAGCATCAGCAAGGCGTTGGCCCCGGCGTGGGTGGCGGGCGGCGCACTGGTCATCGACAACTCCAGCGCCTTTCGCTACGACGCAGACGTGCCTCTGGTCGTGCCCGAGGTGAATGGGGAAGCCGCGCTGGGGCACAAGGGCATCATCGCCAACCCGAACTGCACCACCGCCATTGCTGTGGTCGCCGTTGCGCCGCTACACCGCAAGTACGGCGTCAAGCGCATGATCGTTTCTACGTATCAGGCCACCAGCGGGGCAGGCCAGAAGGGAATGGAAGAACTGCTGGAGCAGACGCATATGCAGCTGCACGGCAAGGAAGCCACCGCCAGCGTGTTTGCCCACCCGATTCCTTTCAACGTGATTCCGCACATCGACGCCTTTCAGGACAACGGCTACACCAAAGAGGAAATGAAGGTGGCCTGGGAAACCCGCAAGATTCTGGGCGACGAGAGCCTGATCATCTCCTGTACTGCTGTGCGGATTCCCACGCTCCGCACGCATAGTGAGGCCATTACGCTGGAGCTGGAGCGCCCCGCCACGCCCGACGAAGCCCGCGAACTGTTGCGGAGCGCCGCCGGAGTGGAAGTGCGCGACGACCCCGAAGCCAAGCTGTACCCCATGCCCCTCACCGCCAGCGGCAAATACGACGTGGAAGTGGGCCGAATCCGCGCAAGCCTCGTGTTTGAAGGCGGCCTGGAATTGTTCGTGGCAGGCGACCAATTGCTGAAGGGAGCGGCTCTGAACGCCGTGCAGATCGCGGAGTATTTGCAGGAGCAGGGAGCGCTGAAGCCGAGAGCAGGCGCAGTGTAA
- a CDS encoding AAA family ATPase: MRRILITGMSGTGKSSVIEALAARGFAAIDTDSDEWCEWQTEGEAAETDWIWRADRIEELLSAPHGTALFLSGCKSNQGQFYPYFDQIVLLSAPPEVMLERIAARTNNPYGKTEAEREQIVQHLNWVEPLLRARATLEIKTSDLSVQQIADQLAALVTDSER; encoded by the coding sequence ATGAGGCGCATCCTGATTACGGGCATGTCGGGCACGGGCAAATCGTCGGTGATAGAGGCATTGGCGGCGCGTGGATTTGCCGCCATAGACACCGATTCCGATGAGTGGTGCGAATGGCAGACAGAGGGCGAAGCGGCGGAAACCGACTGGATTTGGCGGGCAGACCGAATAGAGGAGTTGCTCAGCGCCCCACACGGTACCGCACTGTTCTTGTCGGGCTGCAAGTCCAATCAGGGCCAGTTCTACCCATACTTCGACCAGATCGTGCTGCTGAGTGCACCCCCAGAAGTCATGCTGGAGCGGATTGCGGCCCGCACCAACAATCCGTATGGCAAAACGGAAGCCGAGCGGGAACAGATTGTGCAGCACCTGAACTGGGTAGAGCCGCTGTTGAGGGCGCGGGCCACGCTAGAAATCAAGACCTCTGACCTGAGCGTGCAGCAGATCGCGGATCAACTTGCTGCGTTGGTGACTGACTCAGAACGCTGA
- a CDS encoding SMI1/KNR4 family protein, translating into MTRIKTWLQSEVPEMLEDLNPPLTDQENEFLVEEGIVLSAELLQLYRLHNGQAGKTSSIFGGYEFMDCWLIIQEHTMATDFSSDKTMDLYVQSFEGDKIVKVFPHPGRIAFAGPGGTYLAVDLAPASKGISGQVINCGRDDQVMYVLADSLGEFLTLYADMLESGVIEVINDPDLGNRLDSPHHDNLISLFLAWKSKGSAAS; encoded by the coding sequence ATGACTCGAATAAAAACTTGGTTGCAGAGCGAAGTCCCAGAAATGCTGGAAGATCTGAATCCACCATTGACCGATCAAGAGAATGAATTTTTAGTGGAAGAAGGCATCGTACTTTCTGCCGAGTTGTTGCAACTGTACCGACTGCACAACGGGCAGGCCGGGAAGACAAGTAGCATCTTCGGCGGCTATGAGTTCATGGATTGCTGGCTCATCATTCAAGAGCATACGATGGCCACAGATTTTTCATCAGATAAAACGATGGATCTTTACGTTCAATCGTTTGAGGGAGACAAGATCGTTAAAGTCTTCCCTCATCCCGGCAGGATCGCCTTTGCCGGGCCGGGTGGAACCTATTTGGCCGTAGATTTAGCTCCAGCATCCAAGGGAATCTCTGGGCAAGTCATCAACTGCGGGCGAGACGATCAGGTGATGTACGTCTTGGCCGACAGCTTAGGCGAATTCTTAACTCTCTACGCCGATATGCTGGAGAGCGGAGTGATAGAAGTAATAAATGATCCCGATTTAGGAAACAGATTGGACTCGCCCCACCACGACAATCTGATTTCACTCTTTTTGGCTTGGAAATCGAAAGGATCAGCAGCTTCTTAG
- the mqnC gene encoding cyclic dehypoxanthinyl futalosine synthase yields the protein MTAPVVSTPSILTAPTPDAARFAVLDKAARGERLNAEEIESLYHLPLPDVAAVAHELRLTRRDPDTVTFLIDRNINYTNICNVGCNFCAFYRTGRQKDSYTLDYEAISAKIRELEAVNGTRILLQGGVNPELGLDYYLGLLRHVKAHHPSIRIDAFSPEEVLFMEKNFGLDLNTLLNTLIEAGLDGLPGAGGEILEDEVRAKAAPARIRSADWFRILDAAQQKGLYTISTMVIGFGETYAQRTRHLLKIRDQQDKAQAAYGGNGFSGFAMWTLQTEHTRLHGKAPGATAHEYLQQLAIARIALDNIVNIQASWPAQGFKVAQAALYYGANDLGSTMLEENVVSAAGGHGRHHATVRELIRIAVDAGFDPAIRNSRFQIIDWPDVAAVLNRADANPEAARAVGASD from the coding sequence ATGACGGCCCCAGTTGTCTCCACTCCATCCATCCTCACTGCGCCCACCCCTGACGCGGCCCGGTTTGCGGTGCTGGACAAGGCCGCACGGGGCGAGCGCCTGAACGCCGAAGAAATCGAGTCGTTGTACCACCTACCCCTGCCCGATGTGGCGGCGGTGGCCCACGAATTGCGCCTGACCCGCCGCGACCCCGACACGGTCACGTTCCTGATCGACCGGAATATCAACTACACCAACATCTGCAACGTGGGCTGCAACTTCTGCGCCTTTTACCGAACGGGCCGCCAGAAAGACAGCTATACACTGGATTACGAGGCCATCAGTGCCAAGATTCGGGAACTGGAAGCGGTGAACGGCACGCGCATTTTGCTGCAAGGCGGCGTGAACCCGGAATTGGGATTGGACTATTACCTGGGCCTGTTGCGCCACGTCAAGGCCCACCACCCCAGCATCCGTATAGACGCCTTTTCGCCCGAAGAAGTGCTGTTTATGGAGAAAAACTTCGGACTTGATCTGAATACGTTGCTGAATACGCTGATCGAGGCTGGACTGGATGGCTTGCCCGGTGCAGGCGGCGAAATTCTGGAAGATGAAGTGCGGGCCAAAGCCGCGCCTGCCCGGATTCGCAGCGCCGATTGGTTCCGCATTCTGGACGCGGCGCAGCAAAAAGGCCTGTACACGATTTCCACGATGGTCATCGGCTTTGGCGAAACCTATGCCCAGCGCACCCGCCACCTGCTTAAAATCCGCGACCAGCAGGACAAGGCGCAGGCGGCCTACGGCGGCAACGGTTTCAGCGGGTTTGCCATGTGGACGCTGCAAACCGAGCATACCCGGCTGCACGGCAAGGCTCCGGGGGCTACGGCGCACGAGTATTTGCAGCAACTTGCCATCGCCCGAATCGCGCTCGACAACATCGTGAATATTCAGGCGTCGTGGCCCGCGCAGGGCTTTAAAGTGGCGCAGGCGGCCCTGTATTACGGCGCAAACGACCTCGGTTCCACCATGCTGGAAGAAAATGTAGTCAGCGCGGCGGGTGGGCACGGGCGGCACCATGCCACCGTGCGCGAACTGATCCGCATCGCTGTAGACGCTGGGTTCGACCCCGCCATTCGCAACAGCCGCTTTCAGATCATCGATTGGCCTGATGTGGCCGCCGTGCTGAACCGCGCCGACGCCAACCCGGAAGCGGCGCGGGCTGTAGGCGCTTCAGACTGA
- the topA gene encoding type I DNA topoisomerase has translation MPKTPATNTLVIVESPAKARTIEKYLGKGYSVESSIGHIRDLPKSAADIPEKYKGKAWARLGLDIEDDFRPLYVVSPDKRAHVAKLRKMASEADEIILATDDDREGESIAWHLFQELKPKVPVKRMVFHEITKEAILAAIANPRSIDTNLVEAQETRRALDRLYGYEVSPVLWKKVAPKLSAGRVQSVATRMLVERERERMRFVSASWWDLLVTAQTADGATFPARLTDVGGVRLATGKDFDPLTGKLKPDSGVLQLDEARAVALADALKGQTLTVASADEKPFTQKPYPPFITSTLQQEGSRKLGFAATRTMRAAQRLYEGGYITYMRTDSTNLSGEAVSAARAQVKEMYGPDYLSPQPRVYSKKAKNAQEAHEAVRPAGSTFRTPDQLRTELSGDEWRLYDLIWKRTVACQMADARGRGLRVRLIGQALGDDVTLSASGRTIDFPGFLRAYVEGSDDPAAALEDRETPLPPLKAGQTVTGQAAKPEGHDTQPPARYTEASLVQSLEGAGIGRPSTYASILGTIQDRGYAAKKGQALVPSWTAFATSALLEHHFGKLVDYDFTARMEEDLDDIAGGRAQRVPYLRRFFLGDNGEGMALRPLIEQQMGEIDARGIATIRIPKLEGTGIEVRVGRYGAYMQLGEQKANLPEGMAPDELTAELAADILSRPSGDRVIGTDEASGHPVVARAGRYGPYVTLGEGNPPVRTASLFPGDDLAELTLERALRLLSLPRLVGTSEGEEVWAFNGKYGPYLKRDNDSRSLTNHEQLFTVGIMEAEALFMQPRFRARGVAAAPLQTFEFEGRAPILLKSGRFGPYLTDGERNATLRKGEEEDTLTAERALEILEERGKEPKGKPAKPAKRAAGTAKAGAKKAASAPKKAPTKASAIKTAATKKAPAKKPASKAAAAKAPTKTPLTWAELKPHLAVLSEQERQLVTATRERGEKVEDIAPTLGLDVKKAKGMALQASKKLNQAARAE, from the coding sequence ATGCCCAAAACCCCAGCAACCAACACTCTGGTGATCGTCGAATCGCCCGCCAAGGCCCGCACCATCGAAAAGTATCTCGGCAAGGGATACTCGGTGGAGTCGAGCATCGGTCATATTCGTGATCTGCCCAAAAGCGCCGCCGACATTCCCGAAAAGTACAAGGGCAAGGCGTGGGCCAGACTGGGACTGGACATAGAAGACGACTTCCGGCCCCTCTATGTGGTGTCGCCGGACAAGCGGGCGCATGTGGCCAAGCTGCGCAAGATGGCGAGCGAGGCCGACGAGATTATTCTGGCCACAGACGATGACCGCGAGGGCGAAAGCATCGCGTGGCACCTGTTTCAGGAACTGAAGCCTAAGGTGCCGGTCAAGCGCATGGTCTTTCACGAGATCACCAAAGAGGCGATTCTGGCGGCCATTGCCAACCCACGCTCTATAGATACCAATCTGGTAGAAGCCCAGGAAACACGCCGCGCCCTGGATCGCCTGTACGGCTACGAAGTCTCGCCGGTACTGTGGAAAAAGGTGGCCCCCAAGCTCAGCGCGGGCCGCGTCCAGTCGGTGGCGACCCGGATGTTGGTAGAGCGGGAGCGGGAGCGGATGCGTTTCGTGAGTGCGTCGTGGTGGGATTTGTTGGTCACGGCCCAGACCGCTGACGGCGCGACCTTTCCCGCCCGCCTGACCGATGTGGGCGGCGTGCGCCTCGCTACCGGCAAAGACTTCGACCCGTTGACAGGCAAGTTGAAGCCCGATTCCGGCGTACTGCAACTGGATGAAGCCCGCGCCGTAGCGTTGGCCGATGCCCTGAAGGGCCAGACCCTCACCGTCGCCTCTGCCGACGAAAAACCGTTTACGCAAAAACCTTACCCGCCATTTATTACTTCCACTTTGCAGCAGGAAGGCAGCCGCAAGCTGGGCTTTGCCGCCACGCGCACCATGCGGGCCGCGCAACGCCTGTATGAGGGCGGCTACATCACCTATATGCGTACCGATTCCACCAACCTGTCGGGTGAGGCAGTGTCGGCGGCCCGCGCACAGGTGAAGGAAATGTACGGCCCGGACTACCTGAGTCCTCAGCCCCGCGTGTATTCCAAGAAGGCCAAAAACGCGCAAGAAGCCCATGAAGCGGTGCGGCCCGCCGGAAGCACCTTCCGTACGCCCGACCAACTGAGGACGGAACTGAGCGGCGACGAATGGCGCTTGTACGACCTAATCTGGAAGCGCACGGTGGCCTGTCAGATGGCTGATGCACGGGGCCGGGGCCTGCGTGTGCGCCTGATTGGGCAGGCTTTAGGCGATGACGTAACCCTGAGTGCATCGGGCCGCACCATCGATTTCCCCGGCTTCCTGCGGGCCTACGTGGAAGGCAGCGATGACCCCGCCGCCGCCCTCGAAGACCGCGAAACGCCCCTGCCCCCGCTGAAGGCCGGGCAAACCGTGACCGGGCAAGCCGCCAAGCCCGAAGGCCACGACACCCAGCCCCCCGCCCGGTACACCGAAGCCAGCCTCGTGCAGTCGCTGGAGGGTGCAGGCATCGGGCGTCCGAGTACGTATGCCAGCATTCTGGGCACCATTCAAGATCGGGGCTACGCGGCCAAAAAGGGTCAGGCGCTCGTGCCCTCCTGGACGGCTTTTGCCACGTCTGCGCTGCTGGAACATCACTTTGGCAAGCTGGTGGATTACGACTTTACCGCCCGCATGGAAGAAGATCTGGACGACATCGCGGGTGGGCGGGCACAGCGCGTGCCCTACCTGCGCCGCTTCTTTTTAGGCGACAATGGCGAAGGCATGGCGCTGCGGCCCCTGATCGAGCAGCAGATGGGCGAGATTGATGCACGCGGCATTGCCACCATCCGCATTCCCAAACTGGAAGGCACGGGCATAGAGGTGCGCGTGGGGCGCTACGGCGCTTACATGCAACTGGGCGAGCAGAAGGCCAACCTGCCCGAAGGTATGGCCCCCGATGAACTGACCGCCGAACTGGCCGCCGACATCCTGAGCCGCCCCAGTGGAGACCGCGTGATCGGCACCGACGAGGCCAGCGGGCATCCGGTGGTGGCCCGCGCTGGGCGCTACGGCCCGTATGTCACGCTGGGTGAGGGCAATCCACCCGTTCGCACGGCCAGCCTGTTTCCCGGCGACGATTTAGCCGAATTGACGCTGGAGCGGGCGCTGAGGCTGCTCAGCCTGCCCCGCCTGGTGGGCACATCCGAGGGCGAGGAAGTCTGGGCCTTCAACGGCAAATACGGCCCGTACCTGAAGCGCGACAACGACAGCCGCAGCCTCACCAACCACGAGCAACTGTTTACGGTGGGCATCATGGAAGCCGAGGCGCTGTTTATGCAGCCGCGTTTCCGGGCGCGTGGGGTGGCTGCCGCGCCGCTGCAAACCTTTGAATTCGAGGGCCGCGCCCCCATCTTGCTCAAGTCGGGCCGCTTTGGGCCGTACCTGACCGATGGCGAGCGCAACGCCACGCTCCGCAAAGGGGAAGAAGAGGATACCCTGACCGCCGAACGCGCCCTGGAAATCCTGGAAGAACGGGGCAAGGAGCCGAAAGGCAAGCCCGCCAAACCTGCTAAAAGGGCGGCTGGAACGGCCAAAGCGGGAGCGAAAAAGGCAGCTTCGGCTCCCAAAAAAGCTCCGACTAAGGCCAGTGCAATCAAGACGGCGGCCACCAAAAAAGCGCCAGCCAAGAAGCCTGCTTCAAAAGCTGCTGCGGCCAAAGCACCCACCAAAACTCCGCTCACTTGGGCCGAGCTCAAGCCCCATTTGGCAGTTCTCAGCGAACAGGAACGCCAACTGGTCACGGCAACCCGTGAGCGCGGCGAAAAGGTAGAGGACATTGCGCCCACGCTGGGGCTGGATGTGAAGAAGGCTAAAGGCATGGCGCTTCAGGCCAGCAAGAAGCTGAATCAGGCGGCGCGGGCCGAGTAA
- a CDS encoding YdcF family protein, giving the protein MRSRGSTLTLLPLAVVSLLALGFLLLPGPRVPHPQQPYAAVVVLGAAQYAGKPSPAFQRRLDHALALYRAGGVQTIVVTGGRRPGDPHTEGEVGRSYLTRLGIPAARVLAETRSRTTIENLRNARVYLPPHTPITLVTDEAHAPRALALARALGFQANASASPLSANVSTSYLLREKLALAAYALIGIRG; this is encoded by the coding sequence ATGCGCTCGCGTGGCTCCACTCTGACCCTTCTGCCGCTGGCTGTCGTCAGTTTGCTGGCATTGGGGTTTTTGTTGCTGCCGGGGCCGCGTGTACCGCACCCACAGCAGCCTTACGCGGCGGTAGTGGTGCTTGGGGCCGCACAATATGCAGGCAAACCCAGCCCCGCCTTTCAGCGCAGGCTCGATCATGCCCTCGCGCTGTACCGGGCGGGCGGCGTGCAAACCATCGTGGTCACGGGTGGCAGGCGTCCGGGCGATCCCCACACCGAGGGCGAAGTAGGCCGCAGCTACCTGACCCGCCTGGGCATTCCGGCGGCACGGGTTCTGGCCGAAACGCGCAGCCGCACAACAATAGAAAATTTGCGTAACGCCCGCGTATATTTGCCGCCTCACACGCCCATTACTCTCGTCACCGATGAGGCCCACGCGCCCCGTGCTTTGGCCCTTGCCCGCGCGCTGGGCTTCCAAGCCAATGCCAGTGCCAGCCCGCTAAGCGCCAACGTCAGCACCAGCTATCTGCTCCGCGAAAAATTGGCGCTGGCGGCGTATGCACTGATCGGGATTCGGGGCTAA
- a CDS encoding adenine deaminase C-terminal domain-containing protein: protein MIAAALTVEQRQRLVRVARGQEDGDLVIRGASVVQPATREVFGADVVIAEGRIAAFGPGYGAARVIEARGAYLAPGFIDGHVHIESSLLTPAGFARAVLPRGTTGIVAEPHELVNVVGAAGLGWMLEAGRSSGLRVWASAPSCVPASEFEQGGAVVGAAQIAEMLALPGVLGLAEMMNYPGVLNADPGVWDVLEAGHRTGRRMDGHASGVGGRDLHAYAAAGLHSDHEATTPEEARERLRAGLWLMVREGSAARNLAALLPVLKEGPRRVMLVSDDVSVDELLELGHLDRLLRMCVTGGLHPADAVALVTCNPAEYWGLHDSGLVAPGYHADFVLLKDLAGFEVLDTFVGGQEARAGTGTPPLPGGGVNLGAGWSTATFEVPGHWPVMQVRPDQITTGMGAPGSGDTRLVVADRYGRAQPGQTAHSTCWTSGTGLTGGTLGISVLHDAHNAAFLGGTDADIRAAGAALEALGGGVVVVSGGQVQASLPLPYAGLMTDADPHAAAAGLGQITAAAQALGCTLPYPVTTLSFLGLTVIPALKLTPRGLLDVGAWQMLAANEDK, encoded by the coding sequence ATGATTGCGGCGGCGCTGACGGTAGAGCAGAGGCAACGGCTGGTGCGGGTGGCACGCGGCCAGGAAGACGGCGATCTGGTCATTCGCGGCGCGTCGGTGGTGCAGCCCGCCACACGCGAAGTCTTCGGGGCCGATGTGGTGATCGCAGAGGGCCGAATCGCCGCCTTTGGGCCGGGGTACGGCGCGGCGCGGGTCATTGAGGCACGCGGGGCATATCTGGCCCCCGGTTTCATAGACGGCCACGTTCATATCGAATCCAGCCTGCTGACCCCGGCGGGCTTTGCGCGGGCGGTGCTGCCACGCGGCACGACAGGCATCGTGGCCGAGCCACACGAACTGGTGAACGTGGTGGGCGCGGCGGGGTTGGGCTGGATGCTGGAGGCGGGCCGAAGCTCTGGCCTGCGCGTGTGGGCCTCTGCACCGTCGTGCGTGCCTGCCAGCGAATTCGAACAGGGCGGAGCGGTGGTAGGGGCCGCCCAGATTGCCGAGATGCTGGCCCTGCCCGGCGTGCTGGGGCTGGCCGAAATGATGAACTATCCGGGCGTACTGAATGCCGATCCGGGCGTGTGGGACGTACTGGAAGCGGGGCATAGGACGGGGCGGCGCATGGACGGCCACGCATCGGGGGTGGGGGGGCGCGACCTGCACGCCTACGCGGCGGCGGGCCTGCACTCCGACCACGAGGCCACCACCCCGGAAGAAGCCCGCGAGCGCCTGCGGGCGGGCCTGTGGCTGATGGTGCGCGAGGGTTCGGCGGCCCGCAATCTGGCGGCTCTGCTGCCCGTGCTGAAGGAAGGCCCGCGCCGCGTCATGTTGGTCAGCGACGATGTGAGCGTGGACGAGCTGCTGGAACTGGGTCACCTGGATCGCCTGCTGCGAATGTGCGTGACAGGCGGCCTGCATCCCGCCGACGCGGTGGCCCTGGTCACCTGCAACCCCGCCGAATACTGGGGCCTGCACGACTCCGGCCTAGTCGCGCCGGGCTACCACGCCGACTTTGTGTTGCTCAAAGACTTAGCAGGCTTTGAGGTACTGGACACCTTTGTGGGCGGGCAGGAGGCGCGGGCCGGAACGGGAACGCCGCCGTTGCCGGGCGGAGGCGTGAATCTGGGCGCAGGCTGGAGCACCGCCACCTTCGAGGTTCCTGGCCACTGGCCGGTCATGCAGGTGCGGCCCGATCAGATCACGACGGGCATGGGCGCACCCGGCAGCGGCGACACCCGGCTGGTGGTGGCTGACCGCTACGGACGCGCCCAGCCCGGTCAGACCGCACACAGCACCTGCTGGACGTCCGGCACGGGATTAACCGGGGGGACGTTGGGAATCAGTGTCTTGCACGACGCCCACAACGCCGCTTTTTTGGGAGGCACCGACGCCGACATTCGTGCAGCGGGCGCGGCGCTGGAGGCGTTGGGCGGCGGCGTGGTCGTGGTATCGGGCGGGCAGGTGCAGGCCTCGTTGCCGTTGCCCTATGCAGGCCTGATGACCGACGCCGATCCTCACGCGGCAGCAGCAGGGCTGGGCCAGATCACGGCGGCGGCTCAGGCTCTGGGCTGCACCTTGCCGTACCCGGTCACCACCCTCAGCTTTCTGGGCCTGACCGTTATTCCGGCCCTGAAACTCACGCCACGCGGCCTGCTGGATGTAGGAGCTTGGCAGATGTTGGCAGCGAATGAGGATAAATGA
- the plsY gene encoding glycerol-3-phosphate 1-O-acyltransferase PlsY yields the protein MTLTAVLAVLISYALGSLPAAAWLARARGIDIRTVGSGNSGATNMMRAAGKGPAVAVATFDVLKGVLVIWIARWLGLGENVAALCGIAAVIGHNFSPFLQFRGGKGAATTFGVMVSLVPVVGIGTAVIFLTTVWLTRLVSAGSILGVIAGTLVAVVTGQSVWLCLAIAALSALLIYQHRDNIGRLTSGNERRLGEK from the coding sequence GTGACTCTGACTGCGGTTCTGGCTGTCCTGATTTCTTACGCGCTCGGTTCGCTTCCGGCAGCGGCTTGGTTGGCCCGCGCACGCGGCATAGACATTCGCACGGTAGGCAGCGGCAACAGCGGCGCAACCAACATGATGCGGGCGGCAGGCAAAGGCCCAGCAGTGGCCGTGGCGACGTTTGACGTCCTGAAGGGCGTACTGGTGATCTGGATAGCGCGTTGGCTGGGACTCGGTGAAAACGTGGCGGCCCTGTGCGGGATCGCTGCCGTCATCGGCCACAATTTCAGCCCGTTTTTGCAGTTCCGGGGCGGCAAGGGCGCGGCCACCACCTTCGGCGTGATGGTGTCGCTGGTTCCGGTGGTGGGCATCGGCACAGCAGTTATTTTTCTGACGACGGTGTGGCTCACGCGCCTGGTATCGGCAGGGAGCATTCTGGGCGTCATCGCGGGAACCTTGGTGGCTGTGGTCACGGGCCAAAGTGTGTGGCTGTGCCTGGCCATAGCTGCGCTGTCGGCCCTGCTGATCTACCAACACCGCGACAACATCGGGCGGCTGACGAGCGGGAACGAGCGGCGGTTGGGGGAAAAATAG